A region of Roseobacter litoralis Och 149 DNA encodes the following proteins:
- a CDS encoding endonuclease/exonuclease/phosphatase family protein codes for MKIASYNIRKAVGLDWRRDPERVADVLLEIDADVVVLQEADRRTGTRAGVLPIERLESELGYLLPDFSIRALSHGWHGNTILLRSHYDSHAARRIDLPSIDPRGAVSVQIADPCVEIIGVHLGLTPGTRRKQVDVLRQVLQGQTHPVILAGDFNEWNLKRLDFGSDAQIVSPGLSFHAARPRAALDLFVLGPGLRVVSSHVHKSTLAVRASDHLPIVITVDFTKAEP; via the coding sequence GTGAAAATTGCAAGCTACAACATTCGAAAGGCTGTTGGTCTCGACTGGCGGCGTGACCCGGAGCGGGTCGCGGATGTTCTGCTTGAGATCGACGCGGATGTTGTTGTTTTACAAGAGGCTGACCGCAGAACCGGCACGCGGGCAGGGGTGCTGCCGATCGAACGGTTGGAAAGTGAACTGGGTTATCTGTTGCCTGACTTTTCCATCCGCGCGCTCAGCCACGGGTGGCACGGGAACACGATACTGTTGCGATCCCACTATGACAGCCACGCCGCGCGCCGCATTGATCTGCCGTCGATTGATCCGCGCGGGGCTGTCTCTGTGCAGATCGCTGACCCCTGTGTTGAGATTATCGGCGTGCACCTTGGCCTGACACCGGGGACGCGGCGCAAACAGGTTGATGTGCTCAGGCAGGTTTTGCAGGGTCAAACCCATCCCGTGATACTTGCCGGGGATTTCAACGAATGGAACCTCAAGCGGCTTGATTTTGGCTCAGATGCGCAGATCGTCTCACCGGGTCTGAGCTTTCACGCCGCCCGTCCCAGAGCGGCGCTTGATCTGTTTGTGCTTGGCCCCGGTCTGCGCGTTGTGTCTTCGCATGTGCACAAGTCTACACTTGCGGTACGCGCGTCAGATCACCTACCAATTGTGATCACCGTGGATTTCACAAAGGCCGAGCCATGA
- a CDS encoding GumC family protein, with product MHYTPRNTFPEQPDQDDSPVGIVALWRLLWCNKLRILLPAFILTLLTAILVLRSPDTYTAEAQMLLARGNLEIVEFDSAGDIEVTQGAIVNALTILGSRSLALQVIERLDLTNDPEVNPNIAILEDDPEAEIYPDSIVRQFALDWLASITQVSILPGTNVIVLRATTTVPEKSAAIANAYLDAYLDYQLERGQSETERAAGALRTRVNELRLRLEADQALLQDYSAGATSSAMESANDLAGETVNVRSRLESTQASLDELDTALAVLNATSASDFQAVRDALDQNETLLRMERTNLGRAIGADTLAQDVETLLGALQTERSRFEQLNTALRNGLDAIEERIAEANAFMVGLRQLEVEVETTSQVYESSLARLKELSIQTGLRDAGAQVLATAEAPLRTDAQGRRRMVAIAAVLGLFIGIAHVLVREAANDRVRRVSELAEITGSDCVVQLPSAHGGKGGKNLSGTLDLSSKEASPFLDGIRALRHRLVSSADATGPLVAGVFSSLPSEGKSLVTQALAHSFSKIDRSVIVVDGDMRSGTLSKSLGITPDQPGLHEVIAGEVDPSDAIITQSSGFDLLPSGQSQVNPADLLEVERFSQLIEALRQRYEIIIFDTPPVLSVPDASRIAAHLNAHVLVTAYDRSPRAAVRETVAALESAKVERHVVAFCDAPEAFGKNYGASKGAFARYWT from the coding sequence ATGCATTATACGCCCAGAAACACCTTCCCTGAACAGCCCGACCAAGATGATTCTCCGGTTGGGATCGTGGCGTTGTGGCGACTTTTGTGGTGTAACAAGCTGCGTATTTTGCTACCGGCTTTCATCCTGACGTTGCTAACCGCGATTTTGGTGTTGCGATCGCCCGATACCTATACCGCCGAGGCGCAGATGCTTCTGGCGCGCGGGAATCTGGAAATCGTCGAGTTTGACAGTGCCGGCGACATCGAGGTGACGCAGGGGGCGATCGTAAACGCATTGACCATTCTGGGGTCGCGCAGCCTAGCGCTTCAGGTGATCGAGCGGTTGGATCTGACCAATGATCCCGAGGTGAACCCGAATATCGCGATCCTCGAAGACGATCCTGAGGCAGAGATTTACCCCGACAGCATCGTGCGTCAGTTCGCTTTGGACTGGCTGGCCTCGATCACGCAAGTCAGCATTTTGCCGGGAACAAATGTGATCGTGCTGCGAGCAACGACGACTGTACCGGAAAAATCTGCAGCCATCGCGAATGCCTATCTCGATGCCTATCTCGACTACCAACTGGAACGTGGGCAAAGCGAAACGGAACGCGCTGCCGGTGCCCTCAGAACGCGGGTCAACGAACTGCGCTTGCGTCTGGAGGCTGATCAGGCGCTTTTGCAGGATTATAGTGCGGGTGCCACCAGTTCCGCGATGGAATCCGCCAACGATCTGGCAGGCGAAACCGTGAACGTCCGGTCAAGACTGGAGAGCACACAGGCGTCGCTGGATGAACTGGACACCGCACTTGCAGTGCTGAACGCCACATCTGCGAGCGATTTCCAAGCGGTGCGGGATGCGCTTGATCAAAACGAAACACTCTTGCGCATGGAGCGGACCAATCTGGGTCGGGCCATTGGTGCGGACACCCTTGCGCAGGACGTTGAGACGCTGCTCGGCGCGTTGCAGACAGAGCGCTCAAGGTTCGAACAGTTGAACACGGCGCTGCGCAATGGACTTGATGCCATTGAGGAACGGATTGCCGAAGCCAACGCCTTCATGGTCGGTCTGCGGCAGTTGGAGGTAGAGGTTGAAACCACGTCGCAGGTCTATGAAAGCTCACTGGCCCGTCTCAAGGAGCTGTCGATCCAAACCGGATTGCGGGATGCCGGTGCGCAGGTTCTCGCCACGGCCGAAGCGCCCTTGCGTACGGATGCCCAGGGGCGTCGTCGCATGGTGGCCATCGCGGCTGTTCTGGGTCTCTTTATCGGCATCGCGCATGTGTTGGTGCGCGAAGCCGCGAACGACCGCGTGCGCCGCGTCTCCGAGCTGGCGGAAATCACGGGCAGCGATTGTGTCGTTCAGCTGCCCTCGGCGCACGGTGGCAAAGGGGGTAAAAACCTATCTGGAACGCTGGATTTGTCCTCTAAAGAGGCGTCGCCCTTCCTTGATGGTATACGCGCCTTGCGCCATCGGCTTGTATCTAGCGCGGACGCAACCGGGCCGCTTGTTGCCGGTGTTTTCTCGTCGCTGCCGAGTGAAGGTAAATCGTTGGTCACGCAAGCGCTGGCGCATAGCTTTTCCAAGATTGACCGCAGCGTGATCGTTGTTGACGGGGACATGCGCTCGGGCACTTTGTCCAAAAGTCTTGGAATTACCCCCGATCAACCCGGCCTGCATGAGGTCATCGCCGGAGAGGTCGATCCTTCGGATGCGATTATAACGCAATCCTCCGGGTTTGATTTGCTGCCAAGCGGTCAGTCACAGGTCAATCCGGCCGACCTTCTGGAGGTGGAGCGGTTCTCGCAATTGATCGAAGCGCTGCGCCAGAGGTATGAAATCATCATCTTTGACACCCCGCCCGTTCTCAGCGTGCCGGATGCTTCCAGAATTGCGGCGCATTTAAATGCACATGTTTTGGTGACGGCCTATGATCGCAGCCCCCGCGCCGCTGTGCGCGAGACTGTTGCAGCGCTTGAATCCGCAAAAGTAGAACGCCATGTCGTTGCCTTTTGCGATGCGCCCGAAGCATTCGGTAAAAACTATGGTGCCTCAAAAGGTGCTTTTGCCAGATACTGGACATAA
- a CDS encoding O-antigen ligase family protein, whose protein sequence is MTTRARTNSVSDALGALSWRVYIFAVLLSFFVVVEPAPTDLVFMIAVAIFCFSRPVTTNFLSGSALLGVYLYLAFSVLSLIFVEFVFVFAVRAVAIEFYMIGLFVMTAYFVKTRGDQAFATILGAMAIGGVLASFVTLVALLDLIPNSEILFRGEGARNRVKATFKDPNVFGPFLVPGFLFLAWVVVESARFRLLALGAMGLVTISLIATFSRGAWVHAFISLSVFSLALLIYRPTARAMFTAIVWFAIIACCIGLLFLDQITTRLADSFFAQRLSLQSYDTSRFGYVADAARQIWEHPLGIGPFQARYVYGYLPHNTFVAFAMHNGLLACLGLILIYGSAMARCIIKVVNQQPGWTKYALVFSVLLGLVVLMQVVGAIHWRHMYLVCGLAFGTYTTDTLLVASNKLSRRKGVARRRNWQPAE, encoded by the coding sequence GTGACAACGCGCGCGCGGACGAACAGCGTATCTGACGCTTTGGGCGCGCTGAGTTGGCGCGTTTATATCTTTGCTGTTCTTCTGAGCTTTTTCGTCGTTGTCGAACCTGCACCAACGGATTTGGTGTTCATGATTGCGGTGGCAATCTTTTGCTTTTCGCGACCTGTCACCACCAATTTTCTGAGCGGGTCCGCGTTGCTTGGCGTGTATTTATACCTCGCGTTTTCCGTTCTATCGCTCATTTTTGTGGAATTCGTTTTTGTGTTTGCCGTGCGGGCCGTCGCAATTGAGTTTTACATGATCGGGCTTTTTGTCATGACCGCCTATTTCGTGAAAACGAGAGGCGATCAGGCTTTTGCAACCATTCTGGGCGCGATGGCGATCGGCGGTGTTCTTGCGTCTTTTGTGACGCTTGTGGCGTTGTTAGACCTCATTCCCAACAGCGAAATTCTGTTTCGCGGTGAGGGGGCAAGGAACCGGGTCAAAGCGACCTTCAAAGATCCGAACGTGTTTGGGCCCTTCTTGGTGCCGGGCTTCTTGTTTCTGGCTTGGGTCGTGGTGGAATCAGCCCGTTTTCGCCTGTTGGCGCTCGGGGCGATGGGTCTGGTGACCATTTCGCTGATCGCGACTTTCTCGCGGGGTGCATGGGTTCATGCGTTTATCTCGCTGTCGGTCTTCAGCCTTGCTCTGCTGATCTATCGTCCCACGGCGCGCGCGATGTTCACGGCCATTGTCTGGTTTGCCATTATCGCCTGCTGCATCGGTTTGCTGTTTCTTGATCAGATCACAACACGCCTCGCGGATTCCTTTTTTGCGCAGCGCCTGTCCCTGCAAAGCTATGACACATCGCGCTTTGGCTATGTCGCAGATGCGGCCCGGCAAATCTGGGAGCATCCGCTGGGCATCGGGCCGTTTCAGGCGCGTTATGTTTATGGTTATCTGCCGCATAACACTTTTGTTGCCTTTGCCATGCACAATGGCCTCTTGGCCTGTCTGGGCCTGATCCTGATTTATGGCTCGGCAATGGCCCGGTGCATCATCAAAGTCGTCAATCAGCAGCCCGGCTGGACAAAATATGCACTGGTCTTTTCGGTTCTGCTGGGGCTTGTGGTGCTGATGCAGGTTGTGGGCGCTATCCACTGGCGGCACATGTATCTGGTCTGCGGGCTGGCCTTCGGGACTTATACAACAGACACACTACTGGTGGCCTCAAACAAGCTGAGCAGGCGTAAAGGCGTTGCGCGTCGCCGAAACTGGCAGCCTGCTGAATGA
- a CDS encoding sulfotransferase family protein codes for MTLPNYFYGGPPKAGSSWIYSLLAAHPEVFVPDGKYVQFFTDFYDRGIDWYEQLYDQATPEQTARCDLTTDYLFVPEAAERLAKHIPDARVFFSLRNPAERDWSAYQHLLRTGQARGSLEQEADTAHRLLSTCSAYSDAIERSWRLFGKENTHILWFDDIKSNPQAAADSLHDFMGVSRRLIGADDEGAKNVARAARNPYVNGMLKQGAVALRAAGLSKVLGKLKDSALVDKVLFSKDRVPKLRDTPDALAFLTERHAAEIDRLETLLSRDLSTWRGRP; via the coding sequence ATGACGCTACCCAATTATTTTTACGGCGGCCCACCAAAAGCAGGCTCTTCCTGGATTTACAGTCTCCTGGCCGCGCACCCCGAGGTTTTTGTTCCAGACGGGAAATACGTGCAGTTTTTTACGGATTTCTATGATCGCGGGATCGACTGGTACGAACAGCTTTATGATCAGGCAACGCCCGAGCAGACGGCACGATGTGATCTGACCACGGACTACCTTTTTGTTCCCGAAGCAGCAGAGCGGCTTGCGAAACACATTCCAGATGCGCGGGTTTTCTTTTCGTTGCGCAACCCAGCAGAGCGCGACTGGTCTGCGTATCAGCATCTGTTGCGCACAGGACAGGCCCGCGGTTCGCTTGAGCAGGAGGCCGATACCGCGCACCGCCTTTTGTCGACCTGCAGTGCGTATTCCGACGCGATTGAACGATCCTGGCGGCTGTTTGGCAAAGAAAACACGCATATCCTGTGGTTTGACGACATCAAATCAAACCCTCAGGCGGCGGCAGATTCGTTGCATGATTTCATGGGCGTGTCCCGCCGGTTGATTGGCGCGGATGACGAGGGGGCCAAGAATGTGGCCCGCGCGGCGCGTAACCCCTATGTGAACGGTATGCTGAAGCAAGGTGCCGTCGCATTACGTGCGGCCGGCCTGAGCAAAGTGCTTGGCAAACTCAAGGACAGCGCGCTGGTCGACAAGGTCCTCTTTAGCAAAGACCGGGTTCCAAAGCTGCGCGATACCCCTGATGCGCTTGCTTTTCTGACCGAGAGGCATGCCGCTGAAATCGACCGGCTCGAGACACTGTTGTCGCGCGATCTGTCCACATGGCGAGGGCGTCCGTGA
- a CDS encoding sulfotransferase → MSSTSPIGFTQQPRPLVVYILGWGRSGSSVMANILGSMPASASMGEVRYLWDRGVIDNGICGCERAFSECAFWPSLPFGTETLNAIDPDRARALVRSVGSGARRRQFPGLHNGRSRQMYFERTATDLDLLMSLYSAAFEKSQSQVLIDASKSPFYALNLLYRKRSFDVAFLHLVRDPRAVLHSWKKTKQRQDAPEGQLFPRYSSTRSLLQWVVVNAECERFAQLAPDMYFRIRFEDFAENWQEALLSGAAPLFEAVSGKAGVGNGRAALVHAQHSISGNPSRFVVGEITLDPNTSWRDDISQTDQRLAQLICGPAARRYGYAMD, encoded by the coding sequence ATGTCTAGCACTTCACCGATTGGGTTCACACAACAGCCGCGCCCTCTGGTGGTCTATATATTGGGGTGGGGCCGCAGTGGTAGCTCCGTCATGGCGAATATTCTCGGGTCCATGCCCGCATCCGCATCCATGGGCGAGGTGCGCTATCTTTGGGACCGTGGTGTCATCGACAATGGCATTTGTGGCTGCGAACGCGCGTTTTCAGAATGTGCCTTCTGGCCGAGCCTTCCGTTTGGCACGGAAACGCTGAACGCCATCGACCCTGACCGGGCGCGGGCCTTGGTGCGCTCTGTCGGCAGTGGGGCGCGACGCCGTCAGTTTCCCGGGCTGCACAATGGCCGGTCACGTCAGATGTATTTTGAGCGCACTGCAACCGATCTTGATCTTTTGATGTCACTTTATTCCGCAGCTTTTGAGAAAAGCCAAAGTCAGGTTCTGATTGATGCGTCCAAAAGCCCGTTTTACGCGCTGAACCTGCTATACCGGAAACGTTCTTTTGATGTCGCCTTCCTGCATTTGGTCCGCGACCCGCGTGCTGTTTTGCATTCGTGGAAAAAAACGAAACAGCGCCAGGACGCGCCGGAGGGGCAGTTGTTTCCGCGATATTCTTCCACACGCTCGCTCTTGCAATGGGTGGTGGTGAATGCCGAATGCGAGCGGTTTGCGCAATTGGCACCCGACATGTATTTCCGGATACGCTTCGAGGATTTTGCCGAAAACTGGCAAGAGGCGCTGTTGTCCGGTGCAGCACCGTTGTTCGAGGCGGTGTCGGGCAAAGCCGGGGTTGGGAATGGTCGTGCAGCACTTGTGCATGCCCAGCACTCCATCAGCGGCAACCCGTCGCGGTTTGTTGTGGGGGAGATCACGCTTGATCCCAACACTTCGTGGCGCGATGACATCTCGCAGACCGACCAAAGATTGGCACAGCTGATTTGTGGGCCAGCGGCGCGCCGCTACGGCTATGCGATGGACTAG
- a CDS encoding MarC family protein: protein MDYPELIKAFGALFAIMNPFVNLPIFLALTAGFTVAQQRTLAVKVTVFSAVMCTVILIAGQQIIGFFGITIDEFRIAGGIVLSHIAWSMLNGNSVTSHQGTEQEQDHMQDLTGLAFYPITFPVIVGPGTIATLIIYAGHTTGLNTMLALGGIVGVILTLLFVVLFFASFFGKVLSDTMRVIMTRLMGMTLLAIAVEMIVAGGKAVLPGLA, encoded by the coding sequence ATGGACTATCCCGAACTGATCAAAGCTTTCGGTGCGCTGTTTGCCATCATGAACCCCTTCGTGAACCTGCCGATATTTCTGGCGCTTACGGCGGGCTTTACCGTCGCACAGCAGCGCACACTTGCTGTGAAAGTCACGGTTTTTTCAGCCGTTATGTGCACTGTCATCCTGATTGCAGGCCAACAGATCATCGGATTTTTCGGCATCACCATTGACGAGTTTCGCATCGCCGGCGGCATCGTGCTGTCACATATCGCCTGGTCGATGTTGAACGGCAACAGCGTGACATCCCATCAGGGCACGGAACAAGAACAAGACCATATGCAAGACTTAACCGGGCTTGCGTTTTACCCGATCACATTTCCGGTGATTGTCGGGCCGGGCACCATCGCCACACTGATCATTTATGCCGGACACACGACGGGCCTCAATACCATGCTCGCCCTTGGTGGGATCGTCGGCGTCATCCTGACCTTATTGTTCGTTGTGCTCTTTTTTGCATCCTTTTTCGGTAAGGTTCTCAGCGATACGATGCGTGTGATTATGACACGGCTCATGGGAATGACCTTGTTGGCCATTGCGGTCGAAATGATTGTTGCGGGGGGCAAGGCCGTGCTTCCCGGGTTGGCCTGA
- a CDS encoding lipopolysaccharide biosynthesis protein: protein MKKLMLGSVLSAGLKVASAGLTFLMFMLLARVLGAEEYGLFASMFALGTIGAITALFGQHTLSIKTLSALGDGPERAADRRFALRRSFQITLVGAVLVIGAILGAGMAAPVLGFDVNPVYLIGACALVIPFALAELVSHQYRGFGSILWALAPRDVLWRAIVLLACLGAASLPFVFRDAFTAMIGISLVLMALVVVQLIAMLIRYRDQFAAQPGAQVTATMPWGVSAWMWVASLGTMGASLNLSAAALFLPPDQIGAYFAAQKTSQLLQLPIIAINIAATPVFARLHSQNDISGLCDVGRKLAMLIAGPLAIGAAILIFFAPDLLSLFDPSFAAAALALSILAGSYLLIGLGGPTRPLMLMSNGERPVVRMTLISEAVGLMLIPILVPAFGIVGAALAALVVRVLFTLQTVAWCRTKLGVDTSILSLLPGGRQTG, encoded by the coding sequence ATGAAAAAACTCATGCTCGGCAGCGTTTTGTCCGCCGGTCTGAAAGTGGCAAGCGCCGGACTGACATTCCTGATGTTCATGCTGCTTGCCCGCGTTTTGGGCGCGGAGGAATATGGGTTGTTTGCCTCAATGTTCGCGCTTGGAACGATTGGCGCGATCACGGCACTCTTTGGGCAACACACGCTCAGCATCAAAACGCTGTCTGCACTTGGCGACGGTCCTGAACGCGCAGCGGACCGGCGCTTTGCCCTTCGACGCAGTTTTCAGATCACGCTGGTTGGTGCCGTACTCGTGATCGGCGCGATCCTCGGGGCAGGCATGGCTGCCCCGGTGTTGGGTTTTGACGTTAATCCCGTCTACCTGATCGGAGCCTGCGCGCTGGTCATCCCCTTTGCGCTGGCCGAACTGGTGTCGCACCAATACCGCGGCTTTGGCAGTATTCTCTGGGCGCTGGCGCCGCGCGATGTGTTGTGGCGCGCAATCGTCCTTTTGGCCTGCCTGGGTGCGGCCAGTCTGCCGTTTGTGTTCCGGGATGCGTTTACAGCGATGATTGGCATTTCGCTGGTGTTGATGGCCCTCGTCGTCGTGCAGCTTATCGCGATGCTGATCCGCTATCGCGACCAGTTTGCGGCCCAACCGGGTGCTCAGGTCACCGCCACCATGCCGTGGGGCGTGTCGGCGTGGATGTGGGTCGCATCGCTCGGCACAATGGGCGCGAGCCTCAATCTCTCCGCCGCCGCGCTGTTTTTGCCCCCCGATCAGATCGGGGCCTATTTCGCGGCCCAGAAAACATCGCAGCTTTTGCAATTGCCCATCATCGCGATCAACATTGCGGCGACACCTGTTTTCGCCCGGCTTCACAGCCAAAACGATATCAGCGGTCTGTGCGACGTGGGCCGAAAACTTGCGATGCTGATCGCGGGGCCACTGGCCATCGGGGCCGCCATTCTGATCTTTTTCGCGCCTGATCTATTGTCCCTCTTTGATCCAAGCTTTGCCGCTGCGGCGCTCGCGTTGAGTATTCTGGCGGGCAGCTACCTCTTGATCGGGCTGGGTGGGCCGACCCGACCCCTGATGTTGATGAGCAATGGGGAACGTCCCGTGGTGCGCATGACCCTGATATCCGAGGCGGTGGGCCTGATGCTTATTCCCATACTGGTGCCTGCGTTCGGGATTGTTGGTGCCGCGCTGGCCGCACTGGTTGTGCGTGTGCTGTTCACCCTTCAAACCGTTGCATGGTGTCGCACCAAGCTCGGCGTTGATACATCCATCCTATCTTTGTTGCCCGGCGGCAGGCAGACGGGTTAA